A section of the Triticum dicoccoides isolate Atlit2015 ecotype Zavitan chromosome 7A, WEW_v2.0, whole genome shotgun sequence genome encodes:
- the LOC119329550 gene encoding uncharacterized protein LOC119329550, protein MAAATLRWVIQMHRDVPRAARFYAEGLDFSVNVCTLRFAELQSGPLKLALMHTNDSTLATQRAYSSMLSFTVPDITSTVTKLMSLGAELDGPIKYEIHGKVAALRCIDGHVLGLYEPA, encoded by the exons ATGGCGGCGGCAACGCTGCGCTGGGTGATCCAGATGCACCGGGACGTGCCGCGGGCTGCACGATTCTACGCAGAGGGGCTCGACTTCAGTGTCAACGTCTGCACACTCCGCTTTGCGGAGCTCCAGTCAGGGCCGCTCAAGCTAGCGCTCATGCACACAAATGACAG TACCCTTGCAACGCAGAGAGCCTATTCTTCGATGCTGTCTTTCACCGTACCGGACATAACCAGCACAGTAACAAAACTAATGTCTCTGGGAGCCGAGTTGGACGGGCCGATCAAATATGAGATCCATGGAAAA GTTGCAGCCTTAAGATGCATCGACGGCCACGTGCTGGGTCTGTACGAACCAGCCTGA